One uncultured Pseudodesulfovibrio sp. genomic window carries:
- a CDS encoding flavin reductase family protein, producing MSERINIGNNAFILPEPQTILGTMLDGKPNFMAMAWVTRVNYDPCIMAMAVNKKHASHRAILQNGQYSINIPSVDMVAETDYAGLASGNRTDKSELFEVHFGELENAPLVRACPLAMEFRLVEQYAMTNDTLFIGELVAAWTEERFMTDGHVDVEKVRPFTLTMPDNRYWAVGEQVGRAWHDGKPLRKSSKNQDG from the coding sequence ATGTCGGAACGGATCAACATCGGCAACAACGCCTTCATTCTGCCCGAACCGCAAACCATCCTCGGCACCATGCTGGACGGCAAGCCCAACTTCATGGCCATGGCCTGGGTCACGCGGGTGAATTACGACCCGTGCATCATGGCCATGGCGGTCAACAAGAAGCACGCCAGCCACCGCGCCATCCTCCAAAACGGCCAGTACTCCATAAACATCCCGTCCGTGGACATGGTCGCCGAGACCGACTACGCAGGCCTGGCCTCCGGTAACAGGACCGACAAGTCCGAACTGTTCGAAGTCCACTTCGGGGAGCTGGAAAACGCCCCGCTCGTCCGAGCCTGTCCTCTGGCCATGGAGTTCCGACTTGTGGAGCAGTACGCCATGACCAACGACACGCTGTTCATCGGCGAACTGGTCGCGGCCTGGACCGAGGAACGCTTCATGACCGACGGCCATGTGGACGTGGAAAAGGTCCGCCCGTTTACTCTGACCATGCCTGACAATCGTTACTGGGCGGTGGGGGAACAGGTCGGCAGAGCCTGGCACGACGGCAAACCGCTGCGCAAATCCTCAAAGAATCAGGACGGCTAA
- a CDS encoding MarR family transcriptional regulator, protein MKAPSNYLQNCLFFTANALARSITRMAEKAFRDTGLSPSLAFAVMLVNDQPGITVTELAEHLHLAPSTLTRFADKLVYQDLVERRQHGKRTHVYPTDRGRAMQSEIEKAWSRLHEDYCAVLGREAGDALARETFAAHQRLEDLT, encoded by the coding sequence ATGAAAGCCCCTTCCAATTATCTGCAGAACTGTTTGTTTTTCACGGCCAATGCCCTGGCGCGTTCCATTACCAGAATGGCCGAGAAGGCGTTCCGCGACACCGGGCTGTCGCCGTCCCTGGCCTTTGCCGTCATGCTGGTCAACGACCAACCCGGAATAACCGTAACGGAACTGGCCGAACATCTGCATTTGGCCCCGTCCACCCTGACTCGGTTCGCGGACAAGCTGGTCTACCAGGATCTGGTGGAACGCAGGCAACATGGAAAACGCACCCATGTCTACCCCACGGACCGGGGACGCGCCATGCAGAGCGAGATCGAAAAGGCATGGTCGCGGCTGCATGAGGACTACTGCGCCGTGCTCGGACGCGAGGCCGGCGATGCTCTGGCCCGCGAAACCTTTGCCGCGCACCAACGTCTCGAGGACCTGACCTAA
- a CDS encoding right-handed parallel beta-helix repeat-containing protein gives MHRVFFSLILVLLLAVPAFADGAVVTGTGDPAMDVANVQAALDKGGTVQLRGRFDFGEDGRVKITKNVRILGRMDGSGEPQTTITGGDWTFYSPLPVDTAPPGKDGPIIVVRSLRFDGATGTPLHFPYVGGLEIGDCVVTNVIPKNTAITWSQGDSLPFQAGIVIGNRLVHPKGGLKGAVTGTVLIENNRLEMINDHPEETAGYGVLADWTTGAEMTIRNNEIHRTSRNGIEVLDNELDAKAKGFIRIESNRIATDDEGIAYPNKFGPNGIVCGWYFDTKGGADFSRNSRAVITGNSIEARGEESIGLLLYANDIVATCNDIIMGGGRSARGVVQTGSRGFFANNRVRGRANYALFCYPFEALTATANTFAWTELGLFTGFKGQVLLGGRVNVVVGTVPSLIDHGQGNRVVDCQPCALPEADPDY, from the coding sequence ATGCACCGCGTGTTTTTTTCCCTGATCCTTGTCCTGCTTCTTGCCGTTCCCGCCTTTGCGGACGGCGCCGTGGTAACGGGTACGGGTGATCCGGCAATGGACGTGGCCAACGTGCAAGCCGCGCTGGACAAGGGCGGGACTGTCCAACTGCGCGGCCGGTTCGACTTCGGCGAGGACGGGCGGGTCAAGATCACGAAGAACGTTCGCATCCTGGGCAGAATGGACGGGTCGGGCGAGCCGCAGACAACCATTACGGGCGGAGACTGGACGTTCTATTCCCCCCTGCCCGTGGACACCGCCCCTCCGGGCAAGGACGGACCGATAATCGTGGTCCGCAGCCTGCGCTTCGACGGGGCAACCGGAACCCCGCTGCATTTCCCCTATGTGGGCGGCCTTGAGATCGGCGACTGCGTGGTAACCAACGTCATCCCGAAGAACACGGCCATCACCTGGAGTCAGGGCGACTCCCTGCCATTCCAGGCCGGAATCGTCATCGGCAACCGGCTGGTTCACCCCAAGGGCGGTCTCAAGGGCGCGGTTACGGGCACGGTGCTCATCGAGAACAATCGGTTGGAGATGATCAACGACCATCCGGAGGAGACCGCCGGATACGGCGTGCTCGCCGACTGGACCACGGGCGCGGAGATGACCATCCGCAACAATGAAATCCACCGTACCTCACGCAACGGCATCGAGGTTCTGGACAACGAACTGGACGCCAAGGCCAAGGGTTTCATACGCATAGAATCAAACCGCATCGCCACGGATGACGAAGGCATCGCCTACCCCAACAAGTTCGGCCCCAACGGCATCGTTTGCGGTTGGTATTTCGACACCAAGGGCGGCGCGGACTTCTCCCGCAACAGCAGGGCTGTCATCACCGGCAACAGCATCGAGGCGCGCGGAGAAGAGTCCATCGGACTGCTGCTCTACGCAAACGACATCGTAGCCACCTGCAACGACATCATCATGGGCGGGGGGCGGAGCGCCCGAGGCGTGGTCCAGACCGGCTCGCGCGGCTTTTTCGCCAACAACCGTGTACGCGGGCGGGCCAACTATGCCTTGTTCTGCTACCCCTTCGAAGCCCTGACCGCCACGGCCAACACCTTTGCCTGGACCGAGCTGGGCCTCTTCACCGGCTTCAAGGGCCAGGTCCTGCTCGGCGGTCGGGTCAACGTGGTCGTCGGCACGGTTCCGTCCCTTATCGACCATGGACAGGGCAACCGCGTGGTGGACTGCCAGCCCTGCGCCTTGCCTGAAGCCGACCCCGACTACTGA
- a CDS encoding methyl-accepting chemotaxis protein — MTLMQVATVVVVIVALSLLSIEGLRGYADDQMIDFRKERMADARTNLEDAVQMAEGTLQSYYDRAQDVEGLKRDRQEDLKRVVDAVYGQVKAYYEDNVDRLDHASLLRGLRRIVEPARFDGDNYVWVQNLNNIILAHPSDALRDKDMSGLKDKKGFPIIASMSDMAEKEGQGVVAYWWPKPGEEEPKLKISYVRLIPEAGWVVGTGAWIEDITQAMKDEALRQVAKMRLTDGNYFWITDLTPSMVMHPLNPGLDGKDVSQELDSKGKPFFSEMAQVAKAEGQGFVDYFWTKPGEQGDFPKLSFVKLFKPWGWVVGMGVYVDNIDADIAAKQAKLDKRIFNMILLVLGIALLLAVLGVVAGILSALSVTRTLGGEPSDIAGMAERVSDGDLTMDKADDHDRGVLRSMLHMADRLRGVVAEVQCATDNVAAGSEELSASSETLSQSTEEQAASIEEVSSSLAEIVASIRKNADNAEKTSDIADQTNREILTGEESVRRTVDAMREIADKISFIEEIARQTNLLALNAAIEAARAGEHGKGFAVVAAEVRKLAERSGATAQEISELSASSVQVAEQTGELFARLTPEIARTAELIKDVSKVCSEQNHGVSQIERAMGQLDTVIQQNAMASEEMASTAEELAGQATMLQTAMHYFHVEGADQVCVQADYKALPPG, encoded by the coding sequence ATGACATTGATGCAGGTGGCCACCGTAGTAGTGGTCATAGTGGCGCTGAGTCTGCTTTCGATTGAAGGGTTGCGGGGGTATGCGGACGATCAGATGATTGATTTCCGGAAAGAACGGATGGCGGACGCACGCACGAATCTTGAGGATGCGGTTCAGATGGCCGAGGGCACGCTGCAAAGCTATTACGACCGTGCCCAGGATGTGGAGGGGTTGAAGCGGGACAGACAGGAGGACCTGAAGCGCGTGGTGGACGCGGTCTACGGTCAGGTCAAGGCATACTACGAGGACAACGTGGACCGTCTGGACCATGCCAGTTTGCTGAGGGGGTTGCGCCGTATTGTCGAGCCCGCCCGTTTCGACGGAGACAATTATGTCTGGGTGCAGAACCTCAACAACATCATCCTGGCGCACCCGTCCGACGCCCTTCGGGATAAGGACATGTCCGGGCTCAAGGACAAGAAGGGCTTCCCCATCATTGCGAGCATGAGCGATATGGCCGAAAAGGAAGGACAGGGCGTGGTCGCGTACTGGTGGCCCAAGCCGGGCGAGGAGGAGCCCAAGCTCAAGATATCCTACGTCCGGTTGATACCGGAAGCGGGGTGGGTTGTAGGCACCGGCGCCTGGATCGAGGACATTACCCAGGCCATGAAGGACGAGGCACTGCGTCAGGTGGCCAAGATGCGGCTCACGGACGGCAACTACTTCTGGATCACCGACCTGACGCCCTCCATGGTCATGCACCCTCTCAACCCCGGTCTGGACGGCAAGGACGTCAGTCAGGAGCTGGACAGCAAGGGCAAGCCCTTCTTTTCGGAGATGGCCCAGGTGGCCAAGGCGGAAGGCCAGGGGTTCGTGGATTATTTCTGGACCAAGCCCGGCGAGCAGGGGGATTTCCCCAAGCTGTCCTTCGTCAAATTGTTCAAGCCGTGGGGCTGGGTCGTGGGCATGGGCGTCTATGTGGACAATATCGACGCAGACATAGCCGCCAAGCAGGCCAAGCTGGACAAGCGCATCTTCAACATGATCCTGCTGGTGCTGGGGATCGCCCTGTTGCTGGCCGTGCTCGGTGTGGTCGCGGGCATACTCAGCGCGCTGTCCGTGACCAGAACATTGGGCGGGGAACCGTCCGACATTGCGGGCATGGCCGAGCGTGTTTCCGATGGGGACCTGACCATGGACAAGGCTGACGATCATGATCGGGGGGTGCTGAGGTCCATGCTCCACATGGCCGACAGGCTGCGCGGCGTGGTCGCCGAAGTACAGTGCGCCACGGACAATGTGGCGGCGGGCAGCGAGGAACTGTCGGCGTCGTCCGAGACCCTGTCGCAGTCCACCGAGGAGCAGGCCGCGTCCATCGAGGAGGTCTCCTCCTCTCTGGCAGAGATCGTGGCTTCCATCCGCAAAAATGCGGACAACGCGGAAAAGACCAGCGATATAGCGGACCAGACCAACCGTGAAATTCTGACCGGCGAGGAGTCCGTACGCCGCACGGTCGATGCCATGCGCGAGATTGCGGACAAGATATCCTTCATTGAGGAGATCGCCCGGCAGACCAATCTGCTGGCCCTGAACGCGGCCATCGAGGCGGCCCGGGCCGGGGAACACGGAAAGGGATTCGCCGTGGTCGCAGCCGAGGTCCGCAAGCTGGCCGAGCGAAGCGGTGCCACGGCACAGGAGATCAGCGAGCTGTCCGCCTCCAGCGTGCAGGTTGCCGAACAGACGGGCGAACTGTTCGCCAGACTCACCCCGGAGATTGCCAGAACCGCCGAGCTGATCAAGGACGTGTCCAAGGTCTGCTCCGAACAGAACCACGGGGTCAGTCAAATAGAGCGGGCCATGGGCCAACTGGATACGGTCATCCAGCAGAACGCCATGGCCTCCGAGGAGATGGCCTCCACCGCCGAGGAGTTGGCCGGACAGGCCACGATGCTGCAGACCGCCATGCATTACTTCCATGTGGAAGGCGCGGACCAGGTTTGTGTACAGGCGGACTACAAGGCCCTTCCGCCGGGTTGA